TCTTGACGGCCTGGCGACTCACAATTAAATCAGGTGGATATAGACGAGGAGAAGCGACTTTGCAAAGGGAAGCCACACTTCGAGGTCACGTAGGGAAGATCACATGTCTTGCTGCGAATACTTCTTGGAGTTTACTTGTTAGCGGATCAGATGTGAGTTCGGGCGAAAATCCGATGGTGAATTTGAGAGTAGATTTCCATACTGATTTTTGCTGCACAGGACGGAACTGCCCTTGTATGGGACACGAATAGATTGCGATATACTAGAACACTGCAAACTGGAAGAAAAGAGCCGATCAAATTCTGTGCGAttaatgaagctgatgtaagTCCATTATCGTGCTTTCCTCACGTAGGAGCGTATCTGTACTTATCTAATCGATACGCTCCATAGGGTCACATAGCTCTCGCATCTGCTCGAcatctctacctcttctcacTCAATGGCTATCCTATAGCTTCAGCTACCGTCGAAGAGTCCGCTCAAGCTTCAAACGCATCGTCCTCCTCCGCTGAAACAGATTATCAGGTCCACTTTACTGGTGGAATCTCATTCTTAAACAGAGAGTTCTTGAGTTCAGGCGTAATGTTCGTCACAGGAGTAGGAGCCAAAGTTGTCCTGTATCAATGTGTACCAGGACAAAAGGAATGGATGTCACCTCAAGACGAAGTGACTAAACCTTGGACTCTGATTGAACAGGGGACAGTTTCAAGGTCAGATGATCATCTAAGTGGTGACTGTTGTATGGTGAAATTCATGGGGTAAGCTCTGCGTCAACTTGCTGGCCCCTAAGCTTGTACCTTCTAGCTAACGATTCTGACGATACACAGGGAAACCTTGTATGCAGCTTACCAGCCTTCAGATGACAAAGTCAAGTATAGCTTATATCAATGGTCTTTGCCTGATGGACCGGCAAGACATGTAGCGGAAAATGTATCCCACAACTGTATGGCTCAAGCATGTTCTAGACATTTCGGATTATTGGGTGAGTATTCATTTACTTCTTCGGCATCAAGTCGATCAATGACTGAAGATCTGATTATAGAACCGAAACGACATTGTGGTGGTTGTGGTGGGGCTTTCTGCGGGTGAGTAAAACCCACTAAAGTAGGCATCCCGAAGTAGAATAATCTGACGGAGATCAATATTATTTTAGTACACACGCTCTCCATGTTGAGACGTTCACAATGAGATATTGTGATAGCTGTAGGTTACAATTATCAATAGCGTCAGCACAAGGCATCCTGCGATCTGGACGAGGATCTTTAGCGCCTCCATCAAGAGTTGCTTCAAGACGGAATTCACTTGTAGGACATTCGAGAAGACCATCGGGTGATGTGAGAGCCCCTAGTCAACCGCCGTCAAGGAGAGGATCGGGTGATAAGAATGCTGGAGCTTCAATGCCTCATGCATGAACAAGAAATAGACACATAAAGAATGAATGAAGGACCGAATTGAAAAAAGTTGTATTATACAAAATGCTCATATTATTGTCATGAAAAATGCAGACTACCATAACCGTGCAATACTCGTGCAATGTCACCTTATCTGCGGGATGGGGAGTGAAAGAAGCTAGAGCACGGTATCCTCAACGTACTCAGAACCTCGCTATGCGCTGAAGTCAGATCTCTTCGGTAAATCCAGTCTGAGCCTGAATGTTTCTCTTCCTGCTTTGGTCATAGCCCATCTTTGATCTATGGATTCCACGATATTGGCGGGGCAGGAAATAGGCTTCGTGTATTTCTATTGAGCGTTATAAATATCAGTTGCGTGATATGATCATCCTACTTGGATATGCAGATAAGACTTGGTATACAATGAAACACACATTATGCGTCGAAGATAAGATATCATACAAGATCATTTGTAAGGCCAGCTtatcattctctttcccGAGAGGATCGCAGTATCTGGCTGAAGCTAGTTTCATGAGATCTGAATGCAAGATTTCCATCAAAGTTGCCTCTAGTAGTATAGCTTGATCAGTTGTCCAAAAGTCTTTGATAGCAGGAGGTACCTGTTCCACTTGATCAATCgctctcatctcatcatctaGGGAGTATTATAAAGCGCAAAAGAGATACACATACTCCAGTCTCAATGGCACTTGAAACGAATCCTGCGAAAATAGCTTGACATCCACTTATCCACATCTCATGTCGATTGGAAGCAATCGTTATCTTAGTCCAAGTCATGTTAGTTCAAACCAAATATGGCGGACTCGTCGTTTATGGGATGAAGTAAATCGCAATAACAGGTAAGATGTCATGTTTGTCATTATATCAGGATATCAATTGACTATGTGGTTCTGGATGTGAGTCAGAAGAATAGTCATCACCGGAAATTCAAGATAAAGGAGGTATCGAAAGGAGGTGATCGCGACAATTTTATCGTGAGTGTATTGGTAATGAACCTATGCAAAAGAATGTGTTCTGTCACACGGGACGGTTGATTGTTTACCACGCACATGTAACTCGCATACTCTCAGTACAAGATATAGATCCTCTCTCACTCACTACGTGAGTTCTCCCTACGTTCCTTCGAAACATCACTCTCTTGTCTATATGAATAACATGCTCAAGGTGCAGTAGCATCAAAAACAGTCTTGTTTCCGGATCCTGGGACAGCTGTTTCCGTTGTAGCAGGATGTGCTGTTGTTGCATTAGGGACAGGAAGAGGTTCACCGGTTTGACCTGGAATGTAAGCTTCTGCAGGAAGACCACTCTCGTCGAGACCTTCCGCAGCTAGAGTCAGATGTCAGCTTATGATCATATTCAATGAACAAAAAGGAGGTGAGGCTTTCTTCGAGGCGGAGAATGggaagactcaccttcaatgATATCATACATCTCCCCAGCAATCTCAGGAGCAGGTACTCGACCACTGATTGATTGACGAAAGAACGTtagtcttctttcctctatCGTGACATGCATTTCTATAAGCTGATACAGAGAAGCGGCAAACAGGACGCACGTTAAAATATCCGTTGAGGAAATGCTACTTCCATAGAATTCTCGGTTGGCATCCTTCCTCTCCACCAAGATGGTACCATCCAATGTCAAACCAGCGAAAAGACCTATTACCATGAACGCGTTAGCGTGCACACTGTCCTCTTCATTTCAATTAGTGCTCAGACATGAATGCAGGGGCCATTCACCTTTAGATCTACTATAGCTGAACATAGGAGCTGGATTGGCgagagaagctgatactTGACCACCTGTACCAATAGGTCCAGCAGCGGCTGAGATACCACCTACATACACAGGATATGAGCAAACGAGCAATTACTGACATACATGGGTGGTTGATGTCGACGAGGTACTTACCGCCAACGGTGACATTACCTCCTCTTGAAAATGCTTTGACGGCTTCGTCAGAGTTGAGAACAATGACAACTTCAGTCAAGTCTAGCAGTCCAGTTGCAATCGcacatatcagcttcaatgTTCTTGCAATTTTAAGTGAACAGACAGAATTAGGCCGATGATGAATCTGCAGGTCACCCCACTCACCTGCTCCAATCTGTAGACCCCATCCGACACCGGCAGTAGCAATACAACTGGGTGCACTCCAGCTTCCATCAGGCAACCGAGCGATGACTAATCCTGAACCTGCTTTTCCGGAAAACACAAATCCTGCTTTCAGAATAGTGAAGACCGCAAGACCTATATTATCAGGTCACATGGTTAGCTTGGACGTTATGGGTTTGAATGACAATTGCTAAGCTGCAGTACCAATGAAAAGAGAACATACCTTTGGCTCTTTGCAGAACTGCCTTGGGAATTGAGTTGAGAGCGGTTTGAGGTGCATGAGGATCCGCTGTGACCGGTTGTAGAGGAATCAGCTCATTGCTGATTATATAAAGAGCCACCGAAAGGCTAAGGTAGGGACGACatatgattgatatactCACCAAGGAAACTCTTAAGGATTTTAGCAGCTTTCTGTGATTCACCGGGAAGAGAAAACGATTGCATCAAGTTCGAGCCTCCTGTCGCAGCTCGGCTTTGTCCATCCTATACCAGATCTGTCAGTTGGAGTTCAAAAGTACTAGTCATAAAATGTGTGGTGCTAAATTCTGGATTCTATATGGTCGAGTAAATCGGGGATGTGGGAAAGGAGATTCTGAAGATTAAGTGCTGGACATACCTTCAAAGCTGCTTGAGCTTTACCCAACATTCCGCTGAATTTACCTTGCATGTTGATCTCTATGTTCTGTTAGATATGACCTGTACCTTGATGAAGAGACAGTCTGTTTGTACGATGCTCAGTGTTCGTGTATGCAATGTTGGAGTGATGTGAATGACGTCTCGAATACTAATCAAAACAACAAATATTACGAGTGTTTGCCCGCACTAAAACTAATGTAAACGTCATTCGAGGCAGAATATCcttatctttatctctcCACGTTTTCATGCAGGGAGGCTGCTAGACATCTCATGTAACTGAAATCTTGTCCAACGTCGTGCTATCTGGAAGGCACTGCTGCTGTCTTTGGCATTGCGTCTTTTCTGAATAGTCTAGTCCGATAAGATCTGCATTCAAATTTTTGCTATgcgagaagagaaaaaaaatAGGCTACGACATGAAACGGGACAAAGCTATACTTTATATATTATCGAAATTAAGGATTTGAACACATCGATGTGAATTTCAACCGAATAACGAAGGATTCGATCGAATGAGATAGGGTaaagatgtatatatatgcgGATCTAAGAGAATGCTATATGAAAGGATAATGAGATGGCTGATGGATTCGGAGTTTGAGAATGAGGAGATGATTCACCTAGACTGCTACAAATAAAAGCGGGAAgcaaagaattgaaaaatgCAAGTCTGGCTACAATACGATTGTCTACGAGGTCAAATCGTTTATGCGGCAGCGGGCCTAGAGTGAGCTCGGGTAAGAGCGGCACCGGattgttgagcttgaatggAGGAGAATCGTTGAAGCTCGTTTTGAGACATGGAGATCTTGGCACCACCTCTGAGTCGGTTAGCGGCTcttgagaggaaagaggtTCGGTTGGAGTACATAGATTCGTGTCTGGAAGCAGTTCGTTGGAGTCGATCTCCAGTGTTGGAGATAGTGGCAGCGGCAGCCTTCTTGGCCTTTCGTTTTTGAAGAGCAGCAATGATGGTCTTCTTCATGAGGAACTTAAGGGCATCGAGAGGGAAGTACCAAATGATGTTCCAAACCCAAACGATACCAATCCAACCACCAGAGATGGCGTGGACTTGAGTGAAACCCCAGTTACCGAAAGCGGCAATGATAGAAGAGATCAATTGAGCGAGACAGAAAGCAAGCATGAGGGCAATTGAAGGTCGTTCAGTCCATGAAGGTCCGTGAGATCGAGTGACGAAGATAAGAGCTTGAGAGATAATGGCGACTTGAAGGTAGATAACCATGTGTCCTCGGTAGTCGTTGGTTTCTTTAATAGCTTCAACACCGAACTTGTTCTCGAAGAAGTCGGTAGAGTGCATGACAGCGAAGAGAGCAATGGTGGAAACAGAGAGGTAAAGACCGTAACCGATACCGTAAGCGAAAACTTCGGCAAGATCCCAAGAGTCTGGAGTGGTGGAAGGAAGTACTCGATCGAGGGAGAGGGTCATGATGGTACCGTCGTTAAGGACCGCAATGATCAAAACCATGAACGATGGGAAGTCGAATTGCCAGATGAAAGACATGATGGCGAAACAGACGACGATTCGAATGGTAACGGCACAAGCATAGATGGCATAGTTTCTCATTCTTTGGAAAATGACTCGAGAACCGTAGATAGCGTGGACAATGGTAGAAAGACCGGGTTCGGTAAGGACGATATCGGCAGCACCTCGAGCAGCATCGGTGGCACCTTCGACAGCGATACCGACGTTGGCACGGGAAAGAGCAGGAGCATCGTTGGCACCATCACCAGTCATGGCACACAAGTGACCGAGAGCCTGAATTCGCTTGACAATCTCGAACTTGTGCTCGGGGAAGACACCAGCGAAACCATCGGCATCCATGATCATTTCATCGAGGTTGGCATGCTTGGATCCAGCTTCAGGACCGTCTTTGAGAACCTTGGCAGGGTACATGTGATCACCGAGACCAAGTCGTCGACCGGTTTCTTTAGCAATAGCGAGTTGATCACCAGTAACCATCTTGACCTTTACACCGAGAGCCATGGCATCATCGATAGTTTGTTTGGTGTCAGATCGAGGAGGGTcgaaaatggaaagaagaccGACGAGCTCGAAACCGTttccttgaccatctttAGCATCACCGGTGACATCCTCGTGGGCAACAGCAAGGGCTCGGAGACCTCGTCGGGCGAATTCCTCGACATCGGCTTCAAGTTGGTCTTCCATGGCAGAGGTCTTGTTTCGGGAACAgatttcaatgatgataccAGTCATACCTTTAGTGGCTCGCTTGAGCTTACCACCGTCTCGGTTGTCTCGGTAAGTAATTTCGGTTCGCTTGTCGACGGGGTTGAAAGGCTTGAAGTCAAGAAGTTCAATACCTTCTCGGGCAAGACCGGGGTTGGCAAGGGTACCGACAACACAACCATCAATGGCATCTTGGTTTTCAGTTCGGGAAGCGTAGGCGGCGAGGAGACAGACACCCTCAACGTCCCAGGAAGAGTAACATTTGACGTTTTCCTTGTCGATGGTAAGCTTGTTGGTGGTAAGGGTACCGGTCTTGTCGGAACAAAGGATGGTCACACCAGCAAGTTCTTCAATGGCAGTAATTCGGGTAACAATGGCCTTGTGTTTGGCGAGTTGTTGGGCACCGACAGCAAGGGTGACGGATAAGACAGTAGGCATAGCAATGGGGATACCACCAATGAGCAAGACAAGGATGGAGTTGAGACCTCGTCGGTAAGTGTAGTGGAATCTGGGGTACAAGATAACAATTTCGAGGACAACGAAGATACCAATAGAGACAAGACAGAAGGTACC
The window above is part of the Kwoniella shivajii chromosome 6, complete sequence genome. Proteins encoded here:
- a CDS encoding plasma-membrane proton-efflux P-type ATPase, producing MSTNEKVGHTEAPIKETNKVAGDAPALDDAPEKKKREYKEMEHEKTGDLHAKVDMNTIQFTATDLYDKDKVDIEHVVMEEVFQLLQCDEGGLTEAEATDRIGIFGPNKLEEKKENVLLQFLSFMWNPLSWVMEGAALVAIALSNGGGQPPDWQDFVGIILLLIINSTIGFVEERNAGNAVKALMDSLAPKAKVKRDGKWRDIESADLVPGDVIAFKHGDICAADCRLTEAIDVSMDQAALTGESLPVSKKLGDECFSGSTCKQGEVEAVVISTGPNTFFGRAATLVGQDNDQVGHLQMVLARIGTFCLVSIGIFVVLEIVILYPRFHYTYRRGLNSILVLLIGGIPIAMPTVLSVTLAVGAQQLAKHKAIVTRITAIEELAGVTILCSDKTGTLTTNKLTIDKENVKCYSSWDVEGVCLLAAYASRTENQDAIDGCVVGTLANPGLAREGIELLDFKPFNPVDKRTEITYRDNRDGGKLKRATKGMTGIIIEICSRNKTSAMEDQLEADVEEFARRGLRALAVAHEDVTGDAKDGQGNGFELVGLLSIFDPPRSDTKQTIDDAMALGVKVKMVTGDQLAIAKETGRRLGLGDHMYPAKVLKDGPEAGSKHANLDEMIMDADGFAGVFPEHKFEIVKRIQALGHLCAMTGDGANDAPALSRANVGIAVEGATDAARGAADIVLTEPGLSTIVHAIYGSRVIFQRMRNYAIYACAVTIRIVVCFAIMSFIWQFDFPSFMVLIIAVLNDGTIMTLSLDRVLPSTTPDSWDLAEVFAYGIGYGLYLSVSTIALFAVMHSTDFFENKFGVEAIKETNDYRGHMVIYLQVAIISQALIFVTRSHGPSWTERPSIALMLAFCLAQLISSIIAAFGNWGFTQVHAISGGWIGIVWVWNIIWYFPLDALKFLMKKTIIAALQKRKAKKAAAATISNTGDRLQRTASRHESMYSNRTSFLSRAANRLRGGAKISMSQNELQRFSSIQAQQSGAALTRAHSRPAAA